A single genomic interval of Streptomyces sp. TLI_146 harbors:
- a CDS encoding 3-hydroxybutyryl-CoA dehydrogenase: MTHSGTDIRRVGVVGCGQMGAGIAEIAAKAGLDVTVAVSSDDSRGRGLRRLTGSLDRAVAKARLGEAERDAVLGRITFTTSLEDLADRQVVIEAVVEHEPTKLDLFTMLDKIVEDEEAVLATNTSSLSVVRIASVTQNPGRVVGTHFFNPVPVLPLVELVGSVLTEESALDRAEHLVGGILGKTVIRTPDRAGFLVNALLFPYLMAAVRMVDQGFATADVVDQGMVKGCSHPLGPLRLLDLIGLDTSVAIAESLYAEHKEPLYAPPPLLLRMVEGGLLGKKTGRGFYTY, from the coding sequence ATGACGCACTCCGGCACCGACATCCGGCGCGTCGGCGTCGTGGGCTGCGGCCAGATGGGCGCCGGGATCGCCGAGATCGCCGCCAAGGCCGGACTCGACGTGACCGTCGCCGTCTCCTCCGACGACTCCCGCGGGCGCGGCCTGCGCCGGCTCACCGGCTCGCTGGACCGCGCCGTCGCCAAGGCCCGGCTCGGCGAGGCCGAACGCGACGCCGTGCTCGGCCGGATCACCTTCACCACCTCGCTGGAGGACCTCGCCGACCGGCAGGTCGTCATCGAGGCCGTCGTGGAGCACGAGCCCACCAAGCTCGACCTGTTCACCATGCTCGACAAGATCGTGGAGGACGAGGAGGCCGTCCTCGCCACCAACACCTCCTCGCTGTCCGTCGTCCGCATCGCCAGCGTCACCCAGAACCCCGGCCGGGTCGTCGGCACCCACTTCTTCAACCCGGTCCCGGTGCTGCCGCTGGTCGAGCTGGTCGGCTCCGTCCTCACCGAGGAGAGCGCCCTGGACCGCGCCGAGCACCTGGTCGGCGGCATCCTCGGCAAGACCGTGATCCGCACCCCCGACCGGGCCGGGTTCCTCGTCAACGCCCTGCTCTTCCCGTATCTCATGGCGGCCGTCCGCATGGTGGACCAGGGCTTCGCCACCGCCGACGTCGTCGACCAGGGCATGGTCAAGGGCTGTTCCCACCCGCTGGGACCGCTGCGCCTGCTCGACCTGATCGGCCTGGACACCTCGGTGGCCATCGCCGAATCGCTCTACGCCGAGCACAAGGAACCGCTGTACGCGCCGCCGCCATTGCTGCTGCGCATGGTCGAGGGCGGCCTCCTCGGCAAGAAGACCGGCCGGGGCTTCTACACCTACTGA
- a CDS encoding 3-oxoacyl-ACP synthase III family protein, whose product MVANTAAILATGSYVPKEEISNEEVAARCGVTAEWIERKTEIRSRRYAPPHLATSDLAARAGAAALEAAGLDAGDVDYLIVSTSTGDSPQPPTSALVQHALGAYGAACLDVNAVCSGFVHALELARGLVALRPGARALVIAADVYSRILDLSDRRTAPLFGDGAGAALVGAAEQGYGILDTDLTTSGGAHHLIRVEAGGSRLPASAETVAEGAHYFRMEGRAVRAFVNENVPPALRRLVERTGHRLADVDHFIPHQANGVMMRELVEASGLTQAAVHRTVERYGNTGSASIAVTLDEANRAGLLRRGELVLLAGFGGGMAAGSTLLTWQGEAA is encoded by the coding sequence ATGGTGGCGAACACGGCAGCGATCCTCGCGACCGGCAGTTACGTACCGAAGGAAGAAATCAGCAACGAAGAGGTGGCGGCCCGCTGCGGCGTCACCGCGGAGTGGATCGAGCGCAAGACGGAGATCAGGAGCCGGCGGTACGCGCCGCCGCACCTGGCCACCTCCGACCTCGCAGCGCGGGCCGGAGCAGCGGCGCTGGAGGCCGCGGGCCTGGACGCCGGGGACGTCGACTACCTGATCGTGTCCACCTCCACCGGTGACTCCCCGCAGCCGCCGACCTCCGCCCTGGTGCAGCACGCCCTCGGCGCCTACGGCGCGGCCTGCCTCGACGTCAACGCCGTGTGCAGCGGCTTCGTCCACGCCCTGGAGCTCGCCCGGGGCCTGGTCGCGCTGCGCCCCGGCGCCCGCGCCCTGGTGATCGCCGCCGATGTGTACTCGCGGATCCTGGACCTCTCCGACCGCCGCACCGCGCCGCTGTTCGGCGACGGCGCCGGGGCCGCGCTCGTCGGCGCGGCCGAGCAGGGGTACGGAATCCTCGACACCGACCTGACGACCAGCGGCGGCGCCCACCACCTCATCCGCGTCGAGGCGGGCGGCAGCCGGCTGCCCGCCTCCGCCGAGACCGTCGCCGAAGGCGCCCACTACTTCCGCATGGAGGGCCGGGCCGTCCGCGCCTTCGTCAACGAGAACGTGCCCCCCGCGCTGCGGCGCCTCGTCGAGCGCACCGGCCACCGGCTGGCCGACGTCGACCACTTCATCCCCCACCAGGCCAACGGAGTCATGATGCGTGAACTCGTCGAAGCCTCCGGGCTGACCCAGGCCGCCGTGCACCGCACGGTGGAGCGCTACGGCAACACCGGATCCGCCTCCATCGCGGTCACCCTCGACGAGGCCAACCGGGCCGGGCTGCTGCGCCGCGGCGAACTCGTGCTGCTCGCCGGGTTCGGCGGCGGCATGGCGGCCGGCTCCACCCTCCTCACCTGGCAGGGGGAAGCGGCATGA
- the ccrA gene encoding crotonyl-CoA carboxylase/reductase: MDSLASAVLAGAGPEELAREQVPSDYLAAHLRAEDEARALAAPDPDVRDTLHVGRVPMPELAPDEVLVAVMASSINFNTVWSATYAPVSTFKFLKRFASLGGWAARHDQPYHVVGSDAAGVIVRAGAGVRRWKPGDHVVASCVQVDDHEPASHSDAMLGGDQRIWGYETNFGSLAHYTVVRASQLLPKPAHLTWEEAAGNMLTAATSYRMLISERGARVKLGDVVLIWGATGGLGAFAVQLVKQAGGIPVGVVSSESKAKLLRRLGCDVVINRDEIGIGGEVPRTPERTAELGDRLGRAIRDAVGEDPHIVFDFVGEATFGLSVHVARRGGTVVTCGSSTGYHHKYDNHSLRGNLKRIVGSHAANLQEQWECNRLFQLGLLNPVLSTVHPLEEVGEAARLVQTNRHTGKVGVLCLAPETGLGITDPALRARIGEDRINPLRTDAAGVLAG; the protein is encoded by the coding sequence ATGGATTCATTGGCAAGTGCGGTGCTCGCCGGGGCCGGTCCGGAGGAGCTGGCCCGCGAGCAGGTGCCCAGCGACTACCTCGCCGCCCATCTGCGGGCCGAGGACGAGGCCCGGGCCCTCGCCGCACCGGACCCCGATGTACGCGACACGCTCCACGTGGGCCGGGTGCCGATGCCGGAACTCGCCCCGGACGAGGTCCTGGTGGCCGTCATGGCCAGCTCGATCAACTTCAACACGGTGTGGTCGGCGACCTACGCCCCCGTGTCCACCTTCAAGTTCCTCAAGCGCTTCGCCTCGCTGGGCGGCTGGGCCGCGCGGCACGACCAGCCCTACCACGTCGTCGGTTCGGACGCGGCCGGCGTCATCGTCCGCGCGGGTGCGGGCGTACGGCGCTGGAAGCCCGGCGACCACGTGGTGGCCAGCTGCGTCCAGGTCGACGACCACGAGCCGGCCAGCCACTCCGACGCCATGCTCGGCGGCGACCAGCGGATCTGGGGCTACGAGACCAACTTCGGCAGCCTCGCCCACTACACCGTGGTGCGCGCCAGCCAGCTGCTGCCCAAGCCCGCCCACCTCACCTGGGAGGAGGCCGCGGGCAACATGCTGACCGCGGCCACCTCGTACCGGATGCTGATCAGCGAGCGCGGCGCCCGCGTCAAGCTCGGCGACGTCGTGCTCATCTGGGGCGCGACCGGCGGACTCGGCGCGTTCGCCGTGCAGTTGGTCAAGCAGGCCGGCGGCATCCCGGTGGGGGTGGTCAGCTCCGAGTCCAAGGCCAAGCTGCTGCGACGGCTGGGCTGCGACGTGGTGATCAACCGCGACGAGATCGGCATCGGAGGCGAGGTGCCGCGCACCCCCGAGCGCACCGCCGAGCTCGGCGACCGGCTCGGGCGCGCCATCCGCGACGCGGTGGGCGAGGACCCGCACATCGTCTTCGACTTCGTCGGCGAGGCCACCTTCGGCCTGTCGGTGCACGTGGCCCGGCGCGGCGGCACCGTCGTCACCTGCGGCTCCAGCACCGGCTACCACCACAAGTACGACAACCACTCGCTGCGCGGCAACCTCAAGCGCATCGTCGGCAGCCACGCCGCCAACCTCCAGGAGCAGTGGGAGTGCAACCGGCTGTTCCAGCTCGGGCTGCTCAACCCCGTCCTGTCCACGGTCCACCCCCTCGAAGAGGTCGGGGAGGCGGCCCGGCTCGTCCAGACCAACCGGCACACCGGCAAGGTCGGCGTGCTGTGCCTGGCCCCCGAGACGGGTCTCGGCATCACCGATCCGGCGCTGCGCGCCCGCATCGGCGAGGACCGCATCAACCCGCTCCGGACCGACGCCGCCGGCGTCCTGGCGGGCTGA
- a CDS encoding MFS transporter: MAESLTRAPARLGWQLALLGFSQLIIAVDYNIVYVALPDIGKDLGFSAQSLQWVVSAYAVGYGGLLLLGGRMVDRLGARRVWLTAMVIYGLSSLAGGLATNPGTLITARAVQGMGGALLFPATLTLIFIGFPEGPQRNKALSVWGAIGGGGLAAGSVLGGLFTDWWGWSSVLFVNVPLTAIALVAGLVLLNADGPAQKGIRDFDVPGALLATAGSSLIVFGLASGPDKGWTSFQSLGTEAIGAALLLAFFIVEARTSSPLLPLRLLKVRTLSVTMVVACLFMATLSTGYYLLTTYLQPVLGYSPIKAGLVFLPLCIFSMAAGQLTAPLLTKYGLRKVFTGTLIVNGAGVAVTALGMSVGGSVWALMPGIFLWGLGGGVGFTVTFAAAGMGISPLEQGVASSAVSTTQQVGGAMGLAALVAVANHGLDFDGATPPSAGDIVDGLQLAGVIAGALVAVSALVTFFFLKDPAPTPLAAVAGDGVDTPAEEPVTTAS, translated from the coding sequence ATGGCGGAATCGTTGACCAGGGCGCCCGCGCGGTTGGGGTGGCAGCTGGCACTGTTGGGCTTCTCGCAGTTGATCATCGCGGTCGACTACAACATCGTGTACGTAGCGCTCCCCGACATCGGTAAGGACCTGGGCTTCTCCGCCCAGTCACTGCAGTGGGTGGTCTCGGCCTACGCCGTCGGCTACGGCGGTCTGCTGCTCCTGGGCGGCCGGATGGTCGACCGGCTCGGCGCCAGGCGCGTATGGCTGACAGCCATGGTGATCTACGGACTCTCGTCGCTGGCGGGCGGACTGGCCACCAACCCGGGCACCCTCATCACCGCCCGCGCGGTCCAGGGCATGGGCGGAGCGCTCCTCTTCCCGGCCACCCTCACCCTCATCTTCATCGGCTTCCCCGAAGGCCCGCAGCGCAACAAGGCGCTGTCGGTGTGGGGTGCCATCGGCGGCGGCGGTCTGGCCGCGGGCTCGGTCCTCGGCGGTCTGTTCACCGACTGGTGGGGCTGGTCGTCGGTGCTCTTCGTGAACGTCCCGCTCACCGCGATCGCGCTGGTGGCCGGCCTGGTGCTGCTGAACGCCGACGGCCCGGCGCAGAAGGGCATCCGCGACTTCGACGTCCCCGGCGCGCTGCTGGCCACCGCGGGCTCCTCGCTCATCGTCTTCGGTCTCGCCTCCGGCCCCGACAAGGGCTGGACCTCCTTCCAGTCCCTGGGCACCGAGGCCATCGGCGCGGCCCTGCTCCTCGCCTTCTTCATCGTCGAGGCACGCACCTCCTCCCCGCTGCTGCCGCTGCGTCTGCTGAAGGTGCGCACCCTGTCGGTGACGATGGTGGTGGCCTGCCTGTTCATGGCGACGCTGTCGACCGGCTACTACCTGCTGACGACCTACCTCCAGCCGGTCCTGGGCTACAGCCCCATCAAGGCGGGCCTCGTCTTCCTGCCGCTGTGCATCTTCTCGATGGCGGCCGGCCAGCTGACGGCGCCGCTGCTCACCAAGTACGGCCTGCGCAAGGTCTTCACCGGCACGCTCATCGTCAACGGCGCCGGCGTCGCGGTCACCGCGCTCGGCATGTCGGTCGGCGGCTCGGTCTGGGCCCTGATGCCCGGCATCTTCCTGTGGGGCCTGGGCGGCGGCGTCGGCTTCACCGTCACCTTCGCGGCGGCCGGCATGGGCATCTCCCCGCTGGAGCAGGGCGTGGCCTCCTCGGCGGTCTCCACCACCCAGCAGGTCGGCGGCGCCATGGGCCTCGCGGCGCTGGTGGCCGTCGCCAACCACGGCCTCGACTTCGACGGCGCGACCCCGCCGAGCGCGGGCGACATCGTCGACGGCCTCCAGCTCGCCGGTGTCATCGCCGGCGCCCTGGTCGCGGTCAGCGCCCTGGTCACCTTCTTCTTCCTGAAGGACCCGGCCCCGACCCCGCTCGCGGCGGTCGCGGGCGACGGCGTGGACACCCCCGCCGAGGAGCCGGTGACGACCGCCTCCTGA